The Terriglobia bacterium DNA segment TCACGACACCGCGCTGGTGCGGATCGAGCAGCTCTACCCCTTCCCTGCCGCGCAGGTCAAAGCAGCGCTCGCGCGCTACCCGGCGGCAACCGACGTGGTCTGGGTCCAAGAGGAGCCGCGGAACATGGGGGCCTGGGAGTTCCTCGACGGGCGCCTCGCGGAGTGTCTCGCCGACCGCCAGGCGCTGCGCTATGCCGGCCGTCCGCGCAGCGGAAGTCCCGCGACCGGGTCGTTCAAGCGGCATCTCGCGGAGCAGCGGGCCCTGGTGCTCGACGCCTTCGGCGCCGTCCGGGTCGCGAGCCCCGCCTCGCGGACCCACGGGTCTTGAGCGGCGCTCCCCCTCGGGTCGTCGTGGTGGGGGCCGGATTCGGCGGCCTGAGCGCCGCTCGAGCGCTCCGTCACGCTCCGGTGGAAGTGGTGCTCCTCGACCGGAGGAATTACCATCTGTTCCAGCCGCTGCTCTACCAGGTGGCCACCGCGGGGCTGACGCCCGGCGAGATCGCCTACCCGGTGCGCGCGATCTTCCGCCGCCAGAGGAACCTGGAGTTCCGCGTCGCGGAGGTGACGGGAATCGATCTCGGGCGGCGCGAGGTCGAGACGGGCGACGGCGCGGTCCGTTACGACTACCTCGTTCTCGCCATCGGCGCCGAGACGGACTTCTTCGGCCTCGAGTCGGTGCGCCGTCATGCGTTCGGCCTCAAGGACGTGGACGATGCCGTCGCGCTCCGGAACCACGTGCTGACGTGCTTCGAGCGGGCGGCGGTGGAGCGCGAGCCCTCGCGCCGCCGTGCGGAGCTGACCTTCGCCGTGGCCGGCGGCGGACCGACCGGCGTCGAGACGGCCGGCGCGCTGTCCGAGCTGATCCGCCTCGTGCTGGCCCGGGACTTCACGCGGCTCGACCTCGGGGAGGTCCGGGTCGTGCTGGTCGAGGCGTCGCCGCGCCTGCTACCGGGCATGCCGGACGACCTGAGCGCGGTGGCCGTCGCCAGCCTCGGAAGGAAGCGCGTCGAGGTGTGGCTCGGGACGGCGGTCGAGGATTACGACGGGGAGCGTGTGCGGCTCGCCGGCGGGGAGACGCTCGACGCCAGGACCCTGGTCTGGGCCGCCGGAGCCCGGGCCGCGGGGCTCGCCGGGCGGCTCTCCCTCGCGACCGGTCGCGCCGGGCGGATCCGGGTGGATCCGACGCTGGAGCTCCCCGGCCACGCCGGCGCGTTCGTGATCGGCGACGCCGCCTATCTCGAGGCGGAGGGCGCGCCGTTTCCGATGATGGCGCCCGTGGCCATGCAGATGGGCGACCTCGCGGCCCGGAACGTCGTGCGCCGGGCCGCAGGCCAGGAGCCGATCCCGTTCCGCTACCGTGACCCGGGCTCCCTCGCGACCATCGGCCGGAACTCCGCAGGGGCGTACATCCACGGCTTGAAGTTCCGGGGGTTCGCGGCGTGGGTCGTGTGGCTCCTGGTTCACCTCATCCGCCTCATCGGCTTCCGGAACCGGATCGTCGTGCTGGTGAACTGGGCCTGGGACTACTTCTTCTACGAGAGCGCCGTCCGATTGATCACGCGCGATTGAGAATTCGGGCCCAGTCAACGGACGAGCGCGGCGATCGCGATCGCCGAGAACGTCGCCGCGACCCACGCCTCGCGCCAACCGAGGGCGCGGACGTTCCGTGGTGGCGACGAGAGACCCCACGCGACCCTCGCCAGGACGGGGACGAACGCCACGAGCGTGCCCGCCGGAATCCAGCTCGCGGCCCAGAGCCCGATGAGCAACACGGCGAGCGCCGCGTGCGCGCCGAGACATCCCAGGACCGCGGTCCGGCGCCTCGTTCCCAGGAGCACGAAGGCGCGGACGAACGCCGCCGTCGATGCAAAGTAGGCGAGGGACAGGAGGCCGAGCCCGGCGGCTCGCGCTCCAACCGGCTGCCCCGCGAGCGCGAGCACGAGGGGCGCCCCCGCTGCCAGCGCCCCCATCCCGACGATCTCCGCCCCAAGCGTCCGGTCCTTCCGGAACAACGCCAGAGCGCCGTGGGCGGCGCCGAGGAGGAGCACAATCGAGCCGACCGCGAGGGCGGCGGGGCGGGCGGGCGGATCCGCCGCAGCCGCCGCCGCCACGAACCCCGCCGCGGCTCCCGCCGCGTAGATCGAGGCCCAGACCGCCCTGCGCTCCAGATAGCCCGGCGGCGACGCCTTGCGTTCCGCAACGCGCACCGCCGCGGGCAGCGCGGCGGCGCGCGC contains these protein-coding regions:
- a CDS encoding NAD(P)/FAD-dependent oxidoreductase; this translates as MSGAPPRVVVVGAGFGGLSAARALRHAPVEVVLLDRRNYHLFQPLLYQVATAGLTPGEIAYPVRAIFRRQRNLEFRVAEVTGIDLGRREVETGDGAVRYDYLVLAIGAETDFFGLESVRRHAFGLKDVDDAVALRNHVLTCFERAAVEREPSRRRAELTFAVAGGGPTGVETAGALSELIRLVLARDFTRLDLGEVRVVLVEASPRLLPGMPDDLSAVAVASLGRKRVEVWLGTAVEDYDGERVRLAGGETLDARTLVWAAGARAAGLAGRLSLATGRAGRIRVDPTLELPGHAGAFVIGDAAYLEAEGAPFPMMAPVAMQMGDLAARNVVRRAAGQEPIPFRYRDPGSLATIGRNSAGAYIHGLKFRGFAAWVVWLLVHLIRLIGFRNRIVVLVNWAWDYFFYESAVRLITRD
- a CDS encoding YwiC-like family protein; the protein is MSVPSSWKPPPLPPEHGAWVMLAIPLLLGLAAAGPPRAASLLVPPAMIVLFLARAAALPAAVRVAERKASPPGYLERRAVWASIYAAGAAAGFVAAAAAADPPARPAALAVGSIVLLLGAAHGALALFRKDRTLGAEIVGMGALAAGAPLVLALAGQPVGARAAGLGLLSLAYFASTAAFVRAFVLLGTRRRTAVLGCLGAHAALAVLLIGLWAASWIPAGTLVAFVPVLARVAWGLSSPPRNVRALGWREAWVAATFSAIAIAALVR